A single Sulfurimonas aquatica DNA region contains:
- the pheA gene encoding prephenate dehydratase produces MKTLDDCRVAIDAIDNEILELLNKRMKVVERVGEIKNDTGGAIYRPEREKAIIERLTTMSKESGGVLNKSAIEAIYLEIFAVSRNLELPERIAYLGPEGSFTHQAAESRFGAMSDYLSLNSIHSVFKTLESKRAKFGVVPVENSRDGIVGETLDLLSKSSVKIVAELYMPIHMSFATKAKKLEDIKKIYSKDKGFGQCREFLSEHGFVNIDQIPVESTAKAAILAAEDENSAAICSHIAAKLYGIPTMFENIEDEHDSSTRFIILSDFKNAISGHDKTSILVRLKDAVEAGSLVHFLQDFDDQKINLSKIESRPSKDKSGFGYWFYIDFYGHIDEAKIQKVLEKHTNEVTWLGSYVKGE; encoded by the coding sequence GTAGCTATAGACGCTATTGATAATGAGATATTAGAACTGCTTAATAAGCGAATGAAAGTCGTTGAGAGAGTTGGTGAAATTAAAAATGACACGGGTGGGGCCATCTATAGACCCGAGCGCGAAAAAGCCATTATTGAGAGACTGACTACGATGAGTAAAGAGAGCGGAGGAGTACTAAATAAAAGCGCAATTGAAGCGATCTATCTAGAAATATTTGCAGTTTCAAGAAACTTAGAGTTACCAGAACGTATAGCATACCTAGGACCTGAGGGAAGCTTTACTCACCAAGCTGCTGAGAGTAGATTTGGCGCAATGAGTGATTATTTATCATTAAACTCTATTCATTCAGTTTTTAAAACATTAGAGTCAAAACGTGCTAAATTTGGAGTAGTCCCAGTTGAAAATTCTCGTGATGGAATTGTAGGAGAGACGTTAGATTTACTCTCTAAAAGTTCTGTTAAAATTGTGGCAGAACTTTATATGCCGATACATATGTCATTTGCTACGAAGGCAAAAAAACTAGAAGACATTAAAAAAATATACTCAAAAGACAAGGGTTTTGGTCAATGTCGAGAATTTTTATCTGAACATGGCTTTGTTAATATCGACCAAATTCCCGTAGAATCAACTGCCAAGGCTGCTATTCTAGCAGCTGAAGATGAGAATTCAGCCGCAATATGTTCACATATAGCTGCGAAGCTTTATGGCATTCCTACAATGTTTGAAAACATAGAAGACGAACATGATAGCTCAACTCGTTTTATAATACTGAGCGACTTTAAAAACGCTATAAGCGGACATGATAAAACGTCAATATTAGTGCGATTAAAGGATGCGGTGGAAGCAGGTTCGCTTGTACACTTTTTACAGGACTTTGATGATCAAAAAATAAATCTATCTAAAATTGAGTCTCGTCCATCAAAAGATAAGAGTGGATTTGGATATTGGTTTTATATTGATTTTTATGGTCATATAGACGAGGCTAAAATTCAAAAAGTTTTAGAGAAACACACCAATGAAGTGACATGGCTTGGAAGTTATGTTAAAGGCGAATAA